One segment of Tachyglossus aculeatus isolate mTacAcu1 chromosome 16, mTacAcu1.pri, whole genome shotgun sequence DNA contains the following:
- the IER5 gene encoding immediate early response gene 5 protein — MEFKLEAHRIVSISLGKIYNSRVQRGGVKLHKNLLVSLVLRSARQVYLSDPCQGLCLAAAPQLPGDPPVPVEREPVAEATGAGDGAEARQGSGGGGGEGGGVSPRDAPDEPRARRCPCCRRRCDPHGGGGPEEAATPGDSGCCCCCCRRRPEDEPSAPPPPFCPRKRSAAAGEGAASSPLKKPRRDPPGEPAQQEEEEEEMETGNVANLITIFGSGFSGLLRKSPGGGEEGEPEPGPEGTEPGAAQVCCDKPVLRNLNPWGTAIVAF, encoded by the coding sequence ATGGAGTTCAAGCTGGAGGCGCACCGGATCGTCAGCATCTCCCTGGGCAAAATCTACAACTCCCGGGTGCAGCGCGGCGGCGTCAAGCTCCACAAGAACCTGCTGGTCTCGCTGGTGCTGCGCAGCGCCCGCCAGGTGTATCTGAGCGACCCCTGCCAGGGCCTCTGCCTGGCCGCGGCGCCCCAGTTGCCGGGCGACCCGCCGGTCCCCGTGGAGCGGGAGCCGGTCGCCGAGGCGACGGGAGCGGGGGACGGGGCGGAGGCGAGACAAGGAagcggaggaggaggtggagaaggaggcggCGTGTCCCCCCGGGACGCCCCGGACGAGCCCCGGGCGCGGCGCTGCCCCTGTTGCCGCCGACGCTGCGACCCCCACGGCGGCGGGGGGCCGGAGGAGGCGGCGACTCCCGGCGActcgggctgctgctgctgctgctgccgccgccgacCGGAGGACGAACCctcggcgccgccgccgcccttcTGCCCCAGGAAGAGGAGCGCcgcggccggggagggggccgcctCGTCCCCGCTGAAGAAGCCTCGGAGGGACCCCCCCGGCGAGCCGGcccaacaggaggaggaagaggaggagatggagacggggaacgtggccaacctcatcaccatcTTCGGCTCCGGCTTCTCGGGACTGTTGCGCAAAAGCCCCGGGGGAGGCGAGGAGGGCGAGCCCGAGCCCGGCCCCGAAGGGACCGAGCCCGGGGCCGCCCAGGTCTGCTGCGACAAGCCCGTGCTCAGGAACCTCAACCCCTGGGGCACGGCCATCGTGGCCTTCTGA